The window atggctgaaatttgacatgttctgttagtttttagtttttaggccatatgtgaagtttcgaattgaacggatggtagaaaccctgtgatcttgcattctggctgactttcaggccgtttgagcttcggtttctcgatttttccgggtccctgatgtgtaatcttGTTGATCTTGGATCTCTGGAGTCTGTcacatgctttggtgtcattagagcgttaagtccatgctttaagcacccttttcagtccaggctcgtgcATACACTcggcattacaaacacgattaatcaggccattaagcggtatcatgcgtgtaaatctatgcaacaactgggtctgatatgtaatatttgaccctcaacaatttgcGCATTCTGATATCCTCATATTAGTGGACTACGGGACATATCAGTACCCTTTACATTACTTGTATAAATCTTTGAATTAATGTTTATATTAAagaataaccatcactatgagtagggcattgaccatctCCCAACCATATAGacgatgcaggtgacgtacaggtTGAAGACTTAAAGAACTACTTTCCTATCGAAGATTACATTGAAGGAATATGAAGATaaattatttagttttatacttccactgcgaactaatgaatgtaataagcttctATTGGGAAGGCTTTTGATTATTCCTTTTACTCTGATGATATATAATTaatatagttaattttattctcgtgaatgttaccttcatgaatgtatctagatgtaAACAAATGAAAAAATAGGGTGCGATTTTAGAGCATCCaattatatattattaacacctggtttcaTCGGGCACGAGCACatactctggccgtgaaaatttcgGGTTGTtatagttataatcaaactaaaacataaaaacagaattaaaatagggaagcGACCGTCGATTtggtggtattttgcaaatcaagCTTGTGCAACAGCCAGGTTAactagctaaagtagctcgttctactccaaaatcatatattttacgtccgataactcattctgaattGCGAGACACGCCTGATTAAGGTCCgacagtccagatcacttctgtcgttgaccgggccttttttgatccattaGTCAGGGAGTggaataggtgtggcccaccttgatgtatattgcgtatatccacaccatccatccgttttcagatcaatttagggcacaatccaaaaaatgaagtagatccaaatcttaggtggaccaagccacaggaaacagtgggaattgaccgttaaaatgaactggcaaaatggatggacggcatggatatacaatagatACATCAAAATATGCATATCATGTGAGGCTGGGGCTGCAAGTTATCCGGGCCCTCCGCATCAGAGCCGGGTACCTCTAAAATACGCATATCACGAGCGTGGTCTAATCCAACACCTTCTGTTTCATCACATGAATGCGCGTGGTCTAATCCAACACCTTTTGTTTCATCACATGAATGCGCGTGGTCTGCATTTTGACAGGCCTATTTCAAGAGCATACATGAACCCTGCGAGGAGGTTGGCCCCCAGGGATCATAGCCAACCATTATGAGGGCACATGGGTCTACATTGTGGAGCCCATCTGTGGGATGGTGTTGGGTGAGTGGGCCAATAACCTCATCCTCTTCACCAACAACCCCTTGCGTGAGATCACCAAGAGAATATTGCTGTAAGTTCCAAGGAAAAATGGCTCCAACTGAATAGAAAACAGATATTGATAGGGATTCTATCCAAGAGGTACAGTAGGTAAATGATTtacttataatattactttatTTTCTTCCTTTACCTAAGCTAATGCTTATTTTTAACGCTTCTTCACTTAATTTGAAGCGAAATGATCAATCGAAGACTCTCGAAGTTGCTATATCATATTCATTATATCTTAACAAACTTCGTGAACCAtgcaagcagagagagagagagagctaaaatCCACGAGAGACCATTAAacagaaacaaataaagaaagaaaacaaaagacagatAAAAACAAATACGTTGCACTCCCATTTTATTCAAACATTTACGTAAGTAAAGAACTATATCTGGATACACCATAAATTACTGAGGGAGTTTATTGCAAGGGAGCGTGCTCTAGTTTTTAATTGCAAACTGCGATTGGAGATAATCGACTATTTTCTTGTCAACTTGGAACGCCTTGGCAAGAACATCATCTGAGATGGGCGGATTTGATCCAAACACAGCATTTGCAATGGTGATGGTTCCAGGGTTCTGGCTGCCAAATCCTACAATGGCTATGGCATTAGTGTCGCCGATGTTAAACTGGAAGTGAATCAGGCCTACTGGGAAGACAAACACATCGCCTTTATGAAGGGTCTTTGTTATGAAGCGATTTTCAGTGTTGGAAGTGACGAATCCGACGTAGAGGGTGCCCTCCAATACTGTTAGGATCTCTGTGGCCCGCGGGTGTGTGTGGGGTGGATTGAGACCATAGGGTGCAAAATCTATCCGAGCCAGGGAGACGCCGAGGGTGTTGAGTCCAGGTATCTGGGCTACATTCACTGGGGTCACAACGGACCCTACCTTGTTATCCGTGTTGCCTGGTTTGTCCAGTCCCATGAAGAAGAAATCATCAGCTTTAACTTCCTCTGGGTCCTTGCACACAAATCCATTCACCAACGCTGCCATCATATAATACAAAAAAAGAGATTGTAAGCAGTATATTCTTTAAAGACCTATTAAACCAACATAAAGGTGACCCATCACATGAATCCTTTTAAGTGGATTGCATTTCTATGAAACATTTGCAGCATTGATGCAATTACTTGACATGGAGTGAACATACCTTCGCTGTTGTTCAAAGCAACACAGAAATCCTGTAAAGGGCTGGGGTCGGATGCAGCAGCAAATGAGAAACTGAATGCAAGGAATGTTAGGAGAAGAAAGCCAGTGGCCATCTTGAAAATATTTGGAGTGTTTATGTATGTAAGCTAGGAAACCCTGAAACTTATAATGAGTGTTTTTTGGCTGTGGGTTTTGTAAGAAGATTAAGCTAGTATTTATAGAGTTAAGGAAATGTTTATCACTGAAATGGTCTTATTACTTTAGAAGCAATGAAGgtttatttattgttattttttcaaACCCAAGATTTGTTCTTGGTCTCTGCACAAGAAGGAATTAGTTGAGTCAGTTGCTTGTAAAAAATAAAGTCATCTGTTTACTAAGTCTAGATTTCATATATGCTAACCACTCCGATTCCGCTACGAGGGATACAAAATAGGTGAAGAGATATGCTAAAGCTCAGTCGTGCTGTGACGTCT is drawn from Magnolia sinica isolate HGM2019 chromosome 5, MsV1, whole genome shotgun sequence and contains these coding sequences:
- the LOC131247373 gene encoding putative germin-like protein 2-1; this translates as MLQIIYCLQSLFLYYMMAALVNGFVCKDPEEVKADDFFFMGLDKPGNTDNKVGSVVTPVNVAQIPGLNTLGVSLARIDFAPYGLNPPHTHPRATEILTVLEGTLYVGFVTSNTENRFITKTLHKGDVFVFPVGLIHFQFNIGDTNAIAIVGFGSQNPGTITIANAVFGSNPPISDDVLAKAFQVDKKIVDYLQSQFAIKN